One segment of Brassica napus cultivar Da-Ae chromosome C3, Da-Ae, whole genome shotgun sequence DNA contains the following:
- the LOC125584361 gene encoding boron transporter 1-like isoform X2: MEETFVPFEGIKNDLKGRVMCYKQDWAGGFKAGFRILAPTTYIFFASAIPVISFGEQLERSTDGVLTAVQTLASTAICGIIHSIIGGQPLLILGVAEPTVIMYTFMFNFAKARPELGRNLFLAWSGWVCVWTALMLFVMAICGACSIINRFTRVAGELFGLLIAMLFMQQAIKGLVDEFRIPDRENQKLKEFLPSWRFANGMFALVLSFGLLLTGLRSRKARSWRYGSGWLRSLIADYGVPLMVLVWTGVSYIPAGDVPKGIPRRLFSPNPWSPGAYGNWTVVKEMLDVPIVHIIGAFIPASMIAVLYYFDHSVASQLAQQKEFNLRKPSSYHYDLLLLGFLTLTCGLLGIPPSNGVIPQSPMHTKSLATLKYQLLRNRLVATARRSIKTNASLGQLYNNMQEAYHHMQTPLVYQQPQGLKELKESTIQATTLTGNLNAPVDETLFDIEKEIDDLLPVEVKEQRVSNFLQSTMVGGCVAAMPILKMIPTSVLWGYFAFMAIESLPGNQFWERILLLFTAPSRRFKVLEDYHATFVETVPFKTIATFTIFQTIYLLVCFGLTWIPIAGVMFPLMIMFLIPVRQYILPRFFKGAHLQDLDAAEYEEAPALPFNLAAETEIGSTTSYPGDSEILDEVITRSRGEFRHTSSPKVTSSNSTPVNNRSLSQVFSPRVGELRLGQMSPRVVGNSPKPPSTGRSPLNHCSH, from the exons ATGGAAGAGACTTTCGTGCCGTTTGAAGGAATCAAGAATGATCTCAAAGGCAGAGTCATGTGCTACAAGCAGGACTGGGCCGGAGGATTCAAGGCTGGATTCAG GATTCTGGCTCCCACCACTTACATATTCTTCGCCTCTGCGATTCCTGTCATCTCCTTCGGTGAACAACTCGAAAGAAGCACCG ATGGAGTTCTCACGGCTGTTCAGACCTTAGCATCCACCGCCATTTGCGGCATCATTCACTCCATTATCGGAGGTCAGCCACTGCTTATTCTCGGCGTTGCTGAGCCAACTGTCATCATGTATACTTTCATGTTTAACTTTGCAAAGGCCAGACCTGAACTTGGACGTAACCTCTTCTTGGCTTGGTCTGGATG GGTTTGTGTTTGGACTGCTTTGATGCTGTTTGTGATGGCTATATGTGGAGCTTGTTCCATCATCAATAGGTTCACCCGTGTAGCTGGAGAACTGTTTGGACTCCTTATTGCTATGCTCTTCATGCAACAAGCCATCAAA GGGCTAGTGGATGAATTTCGCATTCCTGACCGGGAAAATCAGAAACTGAAGGAGTTCTTACCTTCCTGGAGGTTTGCTAATGGGATGTTCGCTCTGGTTCTCTCCTTTGGCCTTCTTCTTACTGGACTTAGAAGCAGAAAAGCCAGATCTTGGCGCTACGGATCTG GCTGGCTCAGAAGCTTAATAGCTGACTATGGAGTACCACTCATGGTGCTAGTGTGGACCGGTGTCTCCTACATTCCAGCAGGAGATGTTCCAAAAGGAATCCCCCGGCGACTTTTTAGCCCAAACCCTTGGTCCCCTGGTGCTTATGGAAATTGGACCGTAGTTAAG GAGATGCTTGATGTTCCAATCGTCCACATAATTGGAGCGTTCATTCCAGCGTCAATGATTGCTGTGCTTTACTACTTCGATCATAGCGTAGCTTCACAGCTTGCGCAGCAGAAAGAATTCAATttgaggaaaccctcttcttacCACTACGACTTGCTTCTTCTTGGGTTCCTG ACATTAACGTGTGGTTTACTCGGAATCCCTCCATCAAATGGTGTCATTCCTCAATCTCCAATGCATACCAAGAGCTTAGCCACTCTTAAATATCAG TTGCTCCGTAACAGACTGGTTGCAACAGCACGAAGAAGCATCAAAACGAATGCGAGTTTGGGACAACTCTATAACAATATGCAAGAAGCTTATCACCACATGCAGACACCATTAGTCTACCAGCAGCCTCAA GGATTAAAAGAACTGAAAGAATCAACAATCCAAGCAACTACATTAACCGGAAACCTCAATGCTCCGGTTGATGAAACTCTGTTCGATATAGAGAAAGAGATTGATGATTTGTTACCTGTTGAAGTCAAAGAACAGAGGGTAAGCAACTTCCTTCAGTCCACAATGGTAGGAGGATGCGTTGCTGCTATGCCTATCCTTAAAATGATTCCAACATCAGTCCTCTGGGGATATTTTGCCTTCATGGCCATAGAAAGCTTACCCGGAAACCAGTTCTGGGAAAGAATCTTGCTTCTATTCACAGCCCCAAGTCGTCGCTTCAA GGTTCTTGAAGATTACCACGCAACATTCGTTGAAACCGTTCCTTTCAAGACAATTGCAACGTTCACTAttttccagacgatttatctcTTAGTCTGCTTTGGCCTCACATGGATTCCAATAGCAGGAGTtatgttccctttaatgatcaTGTTCTTGATTCCCGTACGACAGTATATCCTCCCTAGATTCTTCAAAGGAGCTCATCTTCAAGACTTAGACGCAGCAGAGTATGAAGAAGCTCCAGCGTTACCCTTCAATCTCGCAGCG GAAACGGAGATTGGATCGACAACTTCGTATCCAGGAGACTCAGAGATTCTTGATGAGGTTATTACACGGAGCAGAGGAGAGTTTAGACACACGAGTAGTCCTAAGGTCACAAGTTCGAATTCCACTCCAGTCAATAATAGGAGTTTGTCTCAAGTGTTTAGTCCACGAGTGGGTGAACTCAGGTTGGGTCAAATGAGTCCTCGAGTCGTTGGAAATAGTCCTAAACCACCGAGTACTGGGAGGAGTCCTTTGAACCATTGCTCTCATTGA
- the LOC125584361 gene encoding boron transporter 1-like isoform X1 translates to MEETFVPFEGIKNDLKGRVMCYKQDWAGGFKAGFRILAPTTYIFFASAIPVISFGEQLERSTDGVLTAVQTLASTAICGIIHSIIGGQPLLILGVAEPTVIMYTFMFNFAKARPELGRNLFLAWSGWVCVWTALMLFVMAICGACSIINRFTRVAGELFGLLIAMLFMQQAIKGLVDEFRIPDRENQKLKEFLPSWRFANGMFALVLSFGLLLTGLRSRKARSWRYGSGWLRSLIADYGVPLMVLVWTGVSYIPAGDVPKGIPRRLFSPNPWSPGAYGNWTVVKEMLDVPIVHIIGAFIPASMIAVLYYFDHSVASQLAQQKEFNLRKPSSYHYDLLLLGFLTLTCGLLGIPPSNGVIPQSPMHTKSLATLKYQLLRNRLVATARRSIKTNASLGQLYNNMQEAYHHMQTPLVYQQPQGLKELKESTIQATTLTGNLNAPVDETLFDIEKEIDDLLPVEVKEQRVSNFLQSTMVGGCVAAMPILKMIPTSVLWGYFAFMAIESLPGNQFWERILLLFTAPSRRFKVLEDYHATFVETVPFKTIATFTIFQTIYLLVCFGLTWIPIAGVMFPLMIMFLIPVRQYILPRFFKGAHLQDLDAAEYEEAPALPFNLAAQETEIGSTTSYPGDSEILDEVITRSRGEFRHTSSPKVTSSNSTPVNNRSLSQVFSPRVGELRLGQMSPRVVGNSPKPPSTGRSPLNHCSH, encoded by the exons ATGGAAGAGACTTTCGTGCCGTTTGAAGGAATCAAGAATGATCTCAAAGGCAGAGTCATGTGCTACAAGCAGGACTGGGCCGGAGGATTCAAGGCTGGATTCAG GATTCTGGCTCCCACCACTTACATATTCTTCGCCTCTGCGATTCCTGTCATCTCCTTCGGTGAACAACTCGAAAGAAGCACCG ATGGAGTTCTCACGGCTGTTCAGACCTTAGCATCCACCGCCATTTGCGGCATCATTCACTCCATTATCGGAGGTCAGCCACTGCTTATTCTCGGCGTTGCTGAGCCAACTGTCATCATGTATACTTTCATGTTTAACTTTGCAAAGGCCAGACCTGAACTTGGACGTAACCTCTTCTTGGCTTGGTCTGGATG GGTTTGTGTTTGGACTGCTTTGATGCTGTTTGTGATGGCTATATGTGGAGCTTGTTCCATCATCAATAGGTTCACCCGTGTAGCTGGAGAACTGTTTGGACTCCTTATTGCTATGCTCTTCATGCAACAAGCCATCAAA GGGCTAGTGGATGAATTTCGCATTCCTGACCGGGAAAATCAGAAACTGAAGGAGTTCTTACCTTCCTGGAGGTTTGCTAATGGGATGTTCGCTCTGGTTCTCTCCTTTGGCCTTCTTCTTACTGGACTTAGAAGCAGAAAAGCCAGATCTTGGCGCTACGGATCTG GCTGGCTCAGAAGCTTAATAGCTGACTATGGAGTACCACTCATGGTGCTAGTGTGGACCGGTGTCTCCTACATTCCAGCAGGAGATGTTCCAAAAGGAATCCCCCGGCGACTTTTTAGCCCAAACCCTTGGTCCCCTGGTGCTTATGGAAATTGGACCGTAGTTAAG GAGATGCTTGATGTTCCAATCGTCCACATAATTGGAGCGTTCATTCCAGCGTCAATGATTGCTGTGCTTTACTACTTCGATCATAGCGTAGCTTCACAGCTTGCGCAGCAGAAAGAATTCAATttgaggaaaccctcttcttacCACTACGACTTGCTTCTTCTTGGGTTCCTG ACATTAACGTGTGGTTTACTCGGAATCCCTCCATCAAATGGTGTCATTCCTCAATCTCCAATGCATACCAAGAGCTTAGCCACTCTTAAATATCAG TTGCTCCGTAACAGACTGGTTGCAACAGCACGAAGAAGCATCAAAACGAATGCGAGTTTGGGACAACTCTATAACAATATGCAAGAAGCTTATCACCACATGCAGACACCATTAGTCTACCAGCAGCCTCAA GGATTAAAAGAACTGAAAGAATCAACAATCCAAGCAACTACATTAACCGGAAACCTCAATGCTCCGGTTGATGAAACTCTGTTCGATATAGAGAAAGAGATTGATGATTTGTTACCTGTTGAAGTCAAAGAACAGAGGGTAAGCAACTTCCTTCAGTCCACAATGGTAGGAGGATGCGTTGCTGCTATGCCTATCCTTAAAATGATTCCAACATCAGTCCTCTGGGGATATTTTGCCTTCATGGCCATAGAAAGCTTACCCGGAAACCAGTTCTGGGAAAGAATCTTGCTTCTATTCACAGCCCCAAGTCGTCGCTTCAA GGTTCTTGAAGATTACCACGCAACATTCGTTGAAACCGTTCCTTTCAAGACAATTGCAACGTTCACTAttttccagacgatttatctcTTAGTCTGCTTTGGCCTCACATGGATTCCAATAGCAGGAGTtatgttccctttaatgatcaTGTTCTTGATTCCCGTACGACAGTATATCCTCCCTAGATTCTTCAAAGGAGCTCATCTTCAAGACTTAGACGCAGCAGAGTATGAAGAAGCTCCAGCGTTACCCTTCAATCTCGCAGCG CAGGAAACGGAGATTGGATCGACAACTTCGTATCCAGGAGACTCAGAGATTCTTGATGAGGTTATTACACGGAGCAGAGGAGAGTTTAGACACACGAGTAGTCCTAAGGTCACAAGTTCGAATTCCACTCCAGTCAATAATAGGAGTTTGTCTCAAGTGTTTAGTCCACGAGTGGGTGAACTCAGGTTGGGTCAAATGAGTCCTCGAGTCGTTGGAAATAGTCCTAAACCACCGAGTACTGGGAGGAGTCCTTTGAACCATTGCTCTCATTGA